In the genome of Ammospiza nelsoni isolate bAmmNel1 chromosome 7, bAmmNel1.pri, whole genome shotgun sequence, one region contains:
- the SLC35F5 gene encoding solute carrier family 35 member F5 → MVWVFIMNRMSSQSSSSAQRRRMALGIVILLLVDVIWVASSELTSYVFTRYNKPFFSTFAKTSMFVLYLLGFIVWKPWRQQCTRGFRGRHAAFFADAEGYFAACTTDTTVNSSLSEPLYVPVKFHDLPTEKNGSNSDAEKTPKKPRVRFSNIMEIRQLPSSHALEAKLSRMSYPTVKEQESILKTVGKLTASQVAKISFFFCFVWFLANFSYQEALSDTQVAIVNILSSTSGLFTLILAAVFPSNSGDRFTLSKLLAVILSIGGVVLVNLSGSEKSAGKDTIGSIWSLVGAMLYAVYIVMIKRKVDREDKLDIPMFFGFVGLFNLLLLWPGFFLLHYTGFEAFEFPSKLIWMCIVINGLIGTVLSEFLWLWGCFLTSSLIGTLALSLTIPLSIIADMCMQKVQFSWLFFAGAVPVFFSFFIATLLCHYNNWDPVMVGIRRIFAFICRKHRIQRMPEESEQCESLIPMHSVSQDGDGCCS, encoded by the exons ATGGTGTGGGTTTTTATCATGAACCGGatgagctcccagagcagctcatctGCCCAGCGCAGGCGAATGGCTCTAGGAATTGTCATTCTCCTCCTGGTTGATGTCATCTGGGTGGCCTCTTCAGAGCTCACTTCT tATGTTTTTACAAGGTACAACAAACCCTTTTTCAGTACATTTGCAAAAACATCCATGTTTGTTCTGTACCTCCTGGGATTTATTGTTTGGAAGCCATGGAGGCAACAGTGCACTCGTGGGTTTCGTGGAAGGCATGCAGCTTTT TTTGCAGATGCTGAAGGTTATTTTGCTGCTTGTACAACAGATACCACTGTGAACAGTTCTCTG AGTGAACCTTTATATGTTCCTGTAAAGTTTCATGATTTGCCAACTGAAAAAAATGGCAGTAATAGTGATGCTGAGAAAA CCCCCAAGAAGCCTCGTGTGAGGTTCAGCAACATCATGGAGATCCGGCAGCTGCCATCGAGCCATGCTTTGGAGGCAAAGCTGTCCCGCATGTCCTACCCAACAGTGAAGGAGCAGGAATCCATCCTAAAAACTGTGGGAAAGCTCACTGCAAGCCAAGTagcaaaaatcagctttttcttttgcttcgTG tggTTCTTGGCAAATTTCTCATACCAAGAAGCTCTGTCAGATACCCAAGTTGCCATAGTTAATATCTTGTCATCAACCTCTG GcctttttacattaattttagCTGCAGTCTTTCCCAGCAACAGTGGAGATCGGTTTACCCTGTCCAAATTATTGGCTGTTATTTTAAG CATTGGTGGTGTGGTACTTGTTAACCTTTCTGGATCTGAAAAATCTGCTGGAAAAGATACAATAG gTTCCATTTGGTCTCTTGTAGGAGCAATGCTCTATGCTGTCTACATAGTCATGATAAAAAGGAAAGTGGATAGAGAAGATAAACTTGACATACCAATGTTCTTTG GTTTTGTAGGACTGTTTAATCTGTTGCTGCTGTGGCCAGGGTTCTTCCTGCTTCACTATACTGGGTTTGAAGCATTTGAGTTTCCCAGTAAACTGATATGGATGTGCATTGTCATAAATGGCCTTATTGGAACAGTTTTGTCAGAGTTCCTCTGGCTGTG GGGCTGCTTTCTTACCTCATCACTGATAGGCACACTTGCCCTAAGCCTTACAATACCTCTGTCCATAATAGCTGACATGTGCATGCAAAAG GTGCAGTTTTCCTGGTTATTTTTTGCAGGAGCAGTacctgtatttttttcatttttcattgcaACTCTCTTGTGTCACTATAACAACTGGGATCCAGTGATGGTGGGGATCAGAAGAATTTTTGCCTTTATTTGTAGAAAACATCGAATTCAGAG aatgcCAGAAGAAAGTGAGCAGTGTGAAAGCCTCATCCCTATGCATAGTGTTTCACAGGATGGAGATGGCTGCTGTTCATAG